The following proteins come from a genomic window of Pseudomonas putida:
- the aspA gene encoding aspartate ammonia-lyase codes for MSSAASFRVEKDLLGTLEVPADAYYGIQTLRAANNFHLSGVPLSHYPKLVVALAMVKQAAADANRELGHLSDAKHAAISEACARLIRGDFHDQFVVDMIQGGAGTSTNMNANEVIANVALEAMGHQKGEYQYLHPNNDVNMAQSTNDAYPTAIRLGLLLGHDALLASLDSLIQAFAAKGKEFDHVLKMGRTQLQDAVPMTLGQEFRAFATTMTEDLQRLRSLAPELLTEINLGGTAIGTGINADPGYQALAVQRLATISGQPLVPAADLIEATSDMGAFVLFSGMLKRTAVKLSKICNDLRLLSSGPRTGINEINLPARQPGSSIMPGKVNPVIPEAVNQVAFAIMGNDLALTVAAEGGQLQLNVMEPLIAYKIFDSIRLLQRAMDMLREHCIVGITANEQRCRELVEHSIGLVTALNPYIGYENATRIARVALETGRGVLELVREEQLLDEVMLNDILRPENMIAPRLVPLKA; via the coding sequence ATGTCCTCCGCTGCATCGTTCCGCGTCGAAAAAGATCTGCTTGGTACCCTTGAAGTCCCTGCCGATGCCTACTACGGCATCCAGACTCTGCGCGCTGCCAACAACTTCCATCTCTCCGGTGTTCCGCTGTCGCACTACCCGAAGCTGGTCGTGGCACTTGCCATGGTCAAGCAGGCCGCTGCCGACGCCAACCGCGAGCTGGGGCACCTGAGCGATGCCAAGCACGCCGCCATCAGCGAGGCCTGCGCCCGCCTGATCCGCGGTGACTTCCACGACCAGTTCGTTGTGGACATGATTCAAGGTGGCGCTGGTACTTCCACCAACATGAACGCCAACGAGGTCATCGCCAACGTCGCGCTGGAGGCCATGGGCCACCAGAAGGGTGAGTACCAGTACCTGCACCCGAACAACGATGTGAACATGGCGCAGTCGACCAACGACGCTTACCCGACCGCGATCCGTCTGGGCCTGCTGCTGGGCCACGACGCGCTGCTGGCCAGCCTCGACAGCCTGATCCAGGCCTTCGCTGCCAAAGGTAAAGAGTTCGACCACGTACTGAAGATGGGTCGTACCCAGCTGCAGGACGCCGTGCCAATGACCCTGGGCCAGGAATTCCGCGCCTTCGCCACCACCATGACCGAAGACCTGCAGCGTCTGCGCTCGCTGGCCCCGGAACTGCTGACCGAAATCAACCTGGGCGGTACCGCCATCGGCACCGGCATCAACGCCGACCCTGGCTACCAGGCCCTGGCCGTACAGCGCTTGGCGACCATCAGCGGCCAGCCGCTGGTACCGGCTGCCGACCTGATCGAAGCCACCTCAGACATGGGCGCCTTCGTGCTGTTCTCCGGCATGCTCAAGCGTACTGCGGTGAAGCTGTCGAAGATCTGCAACGACCTGCGCCTGCTGTCCAGCGGCCCACGTACCGGCATCAACGAAATCAACCTGCCAGCGCGCCAGCCAGGCAGCTCGATCATGCCAGGCAAGGTCAACCCGGTCATCCCGGAGGCCGTCAACCAGGTTGCCTTCGCCATCATGGGCAACGATCTGGCACTGACCGTCGCCGCCGAAGGTGGCCAGCTGCAGTTGAACGTGATGGAGCCGCTGATCGCCTACAAGATCTTCGACTCGATCCGCCTGCTCCAGCGTGCCATGGACATGCTGCGCGAGCACTGCATCGTGGGCATCACCGCCAACGAACAGCGTTGCCGTGAACTGGTCGAGCACTCGATCGGCCTGGTCACCGCCCTGAACCCATACATCGGCTACGAAAATGCCACCCGTATTGCCCGCGTAGCCTTGGAAACCGGCCGTGGCGTGCTGGAACTGGTACGCGAAGAACAGCTGCTGGACGAAGTGATGCTCAACGACATCCTGCGTCCGGAAAACATGATCGCTCCACGTCTGGTTCCGCTGAAGGCGTAA
- a CDS encoding LysR substrate-binding domain-containing protein translates to MNLESKWLEDFSALAATRSFSQAAERRFVTQPAFSRRIRSLEAALGLTLVNRSRTPIELTAAGQLFLVTARTVVDQLSEVLRHLHHLEGGQGEVIQVAAAHSLASGFFPRWVAQLRNDGLNIATRLVATNVGDAVHALREGGCDLMLAFYDPDAALQMDAEIFPSLHMGTTEMLPVCAVGADGKPMFDLEGDASVPLLAYSAGAFLGRSVSLLLRQRNLRYTTVYETAMADSLKSMALEGMGVAWVPRLSMRGELERGELVICGGAQWHVPLEIRLYRCALVRKANVRLLWRKLESAGAQGEGSA, encoded by the coding sequence GTGAACCTAGAAAGCAAATGGCTGGAAGACTTCAGTGCGCTGGCCGCCACCCGTAGTTTTTCCCAGGCAGCGGAGCGCCGTTTCGTCACCCAACCGGCCTTCAGCCGACGGATTCGTAGCCTTGAGGCGGCGCTTGGTCTGACGCTGGTGAATCGTTCCCGCACACCCATCGAGCTGACGGCGGCTGGTCAACTTTTTCTTGTTACAGCGCGGACAGTTGTCGACCAGTTGAGCGAAGTTCTACGCCATTTGCATCATCTTGAAGGTGGCCAGGGCGAGGTGATCCAGGTGGCGGCGGCGCACTCGCTGGCATCAGGCTTTTTCCCTCGCTGGGTTGCACAACTGCGCAACGATGGTTTGAACATCGCCACACGGCTGGTGGCGACCAACGTGGGGGATGCCGTGCACGCGCTGCGCGAAGGTGGCTGCGATCTGATGCTAGCTTTCTACGACCCGGATGCGGCGCTGCAGATGGACGCCGAAATCTTTCCCTCGCTGCACATGGGGACCACCGAAATGCTTCCCGTCTGCGCCGTGGGGGCCGATGGAAAGCCGATGTTCGACCTTGAGGGCGATGCCAGCGTGCCGTTGCTTGCTTACAGTGCGGGCGCCTTCCTTGGCCGCTCCGTGAGCCTGCTGCTGCGCCAACGCAATTTGCGCTACACCACGGTGTATGAGACAGCTATGGCCGACAGTTTGAAGAGCATGGCGTTGGAAGGCATGGGCGTTGCCTGGGTGCCCCGGCTTTCGATGCGTGGTGAACTGGAGCGTGGCGAGCTGGTGATCTGCGGAGGGGCCCAGTGGCATGTGCCCCTGGAAATCCGCTTGTATCGCTGTGCACTGGTGCGCAAGGCCAACGTGCGTCTGCTATGGCGCAAGCTCGAGTCCGCTGGAGCTCAAGGTGAAGGTTCAGCGTGA
- the purE gene encoding 5-(carboxyamino)imidazole ribonucleotide mutase, with the protein MSALVGVIMGSKSDWSTLSHTADMLEKLGIPYEVKVVSAHRTPDLLFQYAEEAEERGIEVIIAGAGGAAHLPGMCAAKTHLPVLGVPVQSSMLSGVDSLLSIVQMPAGVPVATLAIGRAGAVNAALLSASILGAKYPQYHAALKQFRTEQTDTVLDNPDPRQA; encoded by the coding sequence ATGAGTGCACTGGTTGGCGTGATCATGGGCTCCAAGTCCGATTGGTCCACCCTTAGCCACACCGCCGATATGCTGGAAAAACTCGGCATTCCCTACGAAGTGAAGGTGGTTTCCGCCCACCGCACCCCGGATCTGCTGTTCCAGTACGCTGAAGAGGCCGAAGAGCGTGGCATCGAGGTGATCATCGCTGGCGCTGGTGGCGCTGCGCACCTGCCTGGCATGTGCGCTGCCAAGACCCACCTGCCGGTGCTGGGTGTGCCGGTACAGTCGTCGATGCTGTCGGGTGTCGACTCGCTGCTGTCGATCGTGCAGATGCCTGCCGGCGTGCCGGTTGCCACCCTGGCCATCGGCCGTGCCGGTGCGGTCAACGCCGCGCTGCTGTCGGCTAGCATTCTCGGTGCCAAATACCCGCAGTATCACGCGGCGCTCAAGCAGTTCCGCACCGAGCAGACCGACACTGTGCTGGACAATCCAGACCCACGTCAGGCTTGA
- a CDS encoding 5-(carboxyamino)imidazole ribonucleotide synthase, which yields MKIGVIGGGQLGRMLALAGTPLGMNFAFLDPAPDACAAPLGEHLRADYGDQDHLRQLADEVDLVTFEFESVPAETVAFLSQFVPVYPSAEALRIARDRLFEKSMFRDLGIPTPAFADILSQADLDAAVASIGLPAVLKTRTLGYDGKGQKVLRTPEDVVGTFAELGSVPCLLEGFVPFTGEVSLVAVRARDGETRFYPLVHNTHESGILRLSVASQAHPLQALAEDYVGRVLKQLDYVGVMAFEFFEVDGGLKANEIAPRVHNSGHWTIEGAECSQFENHLRAVAGLPLGSTAKVGESAMLNFIGEVPAVDKVIAIDDCHLHHYGKAFKAGRKVGHATLRCQDMATLERKIAEVEALIGN from the coding sequence ATGAAGATCGGTGTTATCGGTGGCGGCCAGCTGGGCCGCATGCTGGCTCTGGCGGGAACCCCGCTGGGCATGAACTTCGCCTTCCTCGACCCGGCGCCGGACGCCTGCGCTGCGCCACTTGGCGAACACCTGCGTGCCGACTACGGCGACCAGGACCACCTTCGCCAGCTGGCGGACGAAGTCGATCTGGTGACTTTCGAGTTCGAAAGCGTCCCGGCCGAGACCGTGGCCTTCCTCTCGCAGTTCGTCCCGGTGTACCCGAGCGCCGAAGCGCTGCGCATTGCCCGCGACCGCCTGTTCGAGAAGAGCATGTTCCGCGACCTGGGCATTCCTACCCCGGCCTTCGCCGATATTCTCTCGCAGGCCGACCTTGATGCGGCGGTGGCCAGTATCGGCCTTCCGGCTGTGCTCAAGACCCGGACCCTGGGTTACGACGGCAAGGGCCAAAAGGTACTGCGCACGCCTGAGGATGTGGTGGGTACTTTTGCCGAGCTGGGCAGCGTGCCGTGCCTGCTGGAAGGCTTCGTGCCGTTCACCGGCGAAGTGTCCTTGGTGGCCGTGCGAGCACGCGATGGCGAAACCCGCTTCTACCCGTTGGTGCATAACACCCACGAGAGCGGCATCCTGCGCCTGTCTGTGGCAAGCCAGGCGCACCCGCTGCAGGCCCTGGCCGAAGATTATGTCGGCCGTGTGCTCAAGCAGCTGGACTATGTGGGTGTGATGGCCTTCGAGTTCTTTGAAGTCGACGGTGGCCTCAAGGCCAACGAGATCGCGCCGCGTGTGCACAACTCCGGCCACTGGACCATCGAAGGTGCCGAGTGCAGCCAATTCGAAAACCACCTGCGCGCTGTTGCCGGCCTGCCGCTGGGTTCGACTGCCAAGGTCGGCGAGAGCGCCATGCTCAACTTCATCGGTGAGGTGCCGGCAGTAGACAAGGTCATTGCCATCGATGACTGCCACCTGCATCACTATGGCAAGGCCTTCAAGGCCGGGCGCAAGGTCGGTCACGCCACCCTGCGTTGCCAGGATATGGCCACCCTCGAGCGCAAGATTGCCGAAGTAGAGGCCTTGATCGGCAACTGA
- a CDS encoding GlsB/YeaQ/YmgE family stress response membrane protein, with protein MGIIGTIFIGLIVGLLARFIKPGDDSMGWIMTILLGIAGSLIATYGGQALGIYQAGQAAGFFGALVGAIVLLVIFGFIKKR; from the coding sequence ATGGGCATCATTGGAACTATCTTCATCGGCCTCATCGTTGGCCTGCTGGCGCGCTTCATCAAGCCCGGCGACGACAGCATGGGCTGGATCATGACCATCCTGCTGGGTATCGCCGGCTCCTTGATCGCCACGTATGGCGGCCAGGCCTTGGGGATTTACCAGGCCGGGCAGGCAGCGGGCTTCTTCGGCGCGCTGGTCGGTGCCATCGTCCTGCTGGTGATCTTCGGATTCATCAAGAAACGCTGA
- a CDS encoding DUF3299 domain-containing protein: MRAFFLIPMLLASTLAHAELPETDWLELMPKSDQKALEQMPEIDHNSPEAMGTFTDKGGLKQSKGLPAVMYSTKTVAAMNGKEIRLGGYPVPLESDAKGNSTLFFLVPYPGACIHVPPPPPNQLVLVRYPKGLKIDDIYTPLWVSGTLKVEKVSNDLADAAYALEAGKVRVVEDADL, from the coding sequence ATGCGTGCCTTTTTTCTCATCCCCATGCTTCTGGCCAGCACCCTGGCCCATGCCGAACTGCCTGAAACCGACTGGCTCGAGCTCATGCCCAAGTCGGACCAGAAAGCCCTCGAACAGATGCCCGAGATCGACCACAACTCGCCGGAGGCGATGGGTACCTTTACCGACAAGGGCGGCTTGAAGCAAAGCAAGGGCCTGCCGGCGGTTATGTACTCGACCAAGACCGTGGCCGCCATGAACGGCAAAGAAATTCGTCTTGGCGGTTACCCCGTGCCGCTTGAAAGCGATGCCAAGGGCAACAGCACGCTGTTCTTCCTGGTGCCTTACCCGGGCGCCTGCATCCATGTACCGCCGCCGCCACCCAACCAGCTGGTGCTGGTGCGCTATCCGAAGGGCTTGAAGATCGATGACATCTACACGCCGTTGTGGGTCAGCGGGACGTTGAAGGTGGAAAAGGTCAGCAACGATCTGGCCGATGCGGCGTATGCTCTGGAAGCCGGGAAGGTGAGGGTGGTGGAGGACGCTGACCTGTGA
- a CDS encoding D-hexose-6-phosphate mutarotase, with amino-acid sequence MATFQVVTEQHGELNCWRITSDRAELLIAQQGAQILSYQHIGEPPLLWLSDQAMFRQGKSVRAGVPVCWPWFGNLQRNPESVQGMYRGTQAPAHGLARTRDWQLLGIEEAASALRIEFELPEAQGDLPEWPHDVELKLLIVMGDALELTLTSRNRGNTPVTISQALHSYFAVSDVRQARVEGVDGLGYIETLADWEQRQQQGALTFTGETDRIYLNTPAQLGIVDPHWNRRITLSSSGSRSAVIWNPWTDRAQELPDMADDGWQRMLCIETANVWDDVVELKPGAFHSLQVAIGSEAL; translated from the coding sequence ATGGCTACCTTCCAGGTTGTAACCGAGCAACACGGCGAACTCAACTGCTGGCGTATCACCAGCGACCGTGCCGAACTACTGATCGCCCAGCAGGGCGCGCAGATCCTCAGCTACCAGCACATTGGCGAGCCGCCGCTGCTGTGGCTGAGTGACCAGGCCATGTTCCGTCAGGGTAAGTCGGTGCGCGCAGGTGTGCCGGTGTGCTGGCCGTGGTTCGGTAACCTGCAGCGCAACCCCGAATCCGTCCAGGGCATGTACCGTGGCACACAGGCTCCCGCCCATGGGTTGGCCCGCACACGGGACTGGCAACTGCTGGGCATCGAAGAAGCAGCCAGCGCGCTGCGCATCGAATTCGAACTGCCGGAGGCCCAGGGCGACCTGCCGGAGTGGCCACATGATGTGGAGCTGAAGCTGCTGATCGTCATGGGTGATGCGCTTGAACTGACCCTCACCAGCCGTAACAGGGGCAATACCCCTGTCACCATCAGCCAGGCCCTGCACAGCTATTTTGCCGTCAGCGATGTGCGTCAGGCGCGGGTCGAGGGTGTCGACGGGCTGGGCTACATCGAGACTCTGGCTGACTGGGAACAGCGCCAGCAGCAGGGTGCGCTGACGTTCACCGGTGAGACCGATCGCATCTACCTGAATACGCCTGCGCAACTGGGCATTGTCGACCCGCACTGGAACCGGCGCATTACCCTGAGCAGCAGCGGTTCACGTTCAGCGGTGATCTGGAACCCATGGACCGACAGAGCCCAGGAATTGCCTGACATGGCCGATGATGGCTGGCAGCGAATGCTGTGCATCGAGACGGCGAATGTCTGGGACGATGTGGTGGAGTTGAAGCCTGGGGCGTTCCATTCGCTGCAAGTGGCAATTGGCAGCGAAGCGCTTTGA
- a CDS encoding acyl-CoA thioesterase has translation MIELEQEDPIPQGDLALQITALPRETNGFGDIFGGWLVAQMDLAGTAMASRVAGGRVATVAIDRMAFLVPVAVGAQLSFYTQTLEIGRSSIQMMVEVWSDDPLSSEWRKVTEAVFVFVAIDGSGRTRSVPRR, from the coding sequence ATGATTGAGCTCGAACAAGAAGATCCTATCCCGCAAGGCGACCTGGCCCTGCAAATCACTGCGTTGCCCCGCGAAACCAACGGTTTTGGCGACATCTTTGGCGGCTGGCTGGTCGCCCAGATGGACCTGGCAGGCACTGCCATGGCGAGCCGCGTCGCGGGTGGCCGGGTGGCGACAGTGGCCATTGACCGCATGGCCTTCCTGGTGCCTGTGGCCGTGGGCGCACAACTGTCGTTCTATACCCAGACGCTGGAAATCGGCCGCAGCTCGATCCAGATGATGGTCGAAGTGTGGAGCGACGACCCGCTGTCCAGCGAATGGCGCAAGGTTACCGAAGCAGTGTTCGTCTTCGTCGCCATCGATGGCAGCGGCCGCACCCGCTCGGTGCCTCGTCGCTAA
- a CDS encoding MFS transporter has protein sequence MTSVPSSIEQPSRPLTRSDYKTLSLSALGGALEFYDFIIFVFFATVVGKLFFPADMPEWLRLMQTFGIFAAGYLARPLGGIIMAHFGDLLGRKKMFTLSIFMMALPTLIMGLLPTYAQIGMWAPILLLLMRVIQGAAIGGEVPGAWVFVSEHVPARNTGYACGTLTAGLTAGILLGSLVATLINTVYSVEEVADYAWRIPFLLGGVFGLFSVYLRRWLHETPVFAEMQQRKALAEELPLRAVLRDHRGPIILSMLLTWMLSAGIVVVILMTPALLQSIYHISPTDSLKANSLAIVLLSLGCIGSGSLADRFGAGRVFVIGSLLLLVTSWTFYHSLPTHPQLLFPLYAITGLCVGVIGAVPYVMVKAFPAAVRFSGLSFSYNVAYAIFGGLTPMVVTALLKVSPMAPAYYVAGLCAVGLVVGLYLLSKKR, from the coding sequence ATGACCTCCGTGCCGAGCAGTATCGAGCAGCCCTCGCGGCCGCTGACCCGCAGTGACTACAAGACCCTCTCACTGTCCGCGTTAGGCGGAGCCCTTGAGTTCTACGACTTCATCATTTTCGTGTTTTTCGCCACGGTGGTCGGCAAGCTGTTCTTCCCGGCCGACATGCCCGAGTGGCTGCGTCTGATGCAGACCTTCGGCATTTTCGCCGCTGGCTACCTGGCCCGGCCGCTGGGCGGCATCATCATGGCCCACTTCGGCGACCTGCTTGGGCGCAAGAAGATGTTCACCCTGAGCATCTTCATGATGGCCCTGCCAACGCTGATCATGGGCTTGCTGCCGACCTATGCCCAGATCGGCATGTGGGCACCGATCCTGTTGCTGTTGATGCGCGTGATCCAGGGTGCGGCGATCGGGGGCGAAGTGCCTGGCGCCTGGGTGTTCGTGTCCGAGCATGTGCCAGCGCGCAATACCGGCTATGCCTGCGGCACCCTGACCGCCGGCCTGACCGCTGGCATTCTGCTTGGCTCGCTGGTGGCGACACTGATCAACACGGTCTATAGCGTTGAAGAAGTCGCCGACTACGCCTGGCGTATCCCGTTCCTGCTTGGCGGCGTGTTCGGCCTGTTCTCGGTGTACCTGCGCCGCTGGCTGCACGAAACTCCGGTATTCGCCGAGATGCAGCAGCGCAAGGCGCTTGCCGAAGAGCTGCCGCTGCGGGCCGTGCTGCGTGATCACCGCGGGCCGATCATCCTGTCGATGCTGCTGACCTGGATGCTTTCTGCCGGCATCGTAGTGGTCATCCTGATGACACCGGCGTTGTTGCAGAGCATCTACCACATCAGCCCCACCGACTCACTCAAGGCCAACAGCCTGGCGATCGTGCTGCTTAGCCTTGGCTGCATCGGCTCTGGCAGCCTGGCCGACCGCTTTGGTGCCGGCCGCGTCTTCGTGATCGGCAGCCTGTTGCTGCTGGTGACGTCCTGGACCTTCTACCACAGCCTGCCGACCCACCCGCAACTGCTGTTCCCGCTGTATGCCATCACCGGCCTGTGCGTAGGCGTGATCGGCGCGGTGCCCTATGTGATGGTCAAGGCGTTCCCGGCGGCAGTGCGCTTCAGCGGCCTGTCGTTCTCCTACAACGTGGCCTATGCCATTTTCGGCGGCTTGACGCCGATGGTGGTGACCGCGCTGCTCAAGGTCAGTCCGATGGCGCCTGCTTATTACGTAGCGGGCCTGTGCGCCGTCGGTCTGGTTGTCGGGCTGTACTTGCTGTCGAAAAAACGCTGA
- a CDS encoding phosphate ABC transporter substrate-binding protein PstS, protein MKLKRLMAALTFAAAGVATANAVAAVDPAIPTYTKTTGVSGNLSSVGSDTLANLMTLWAEAYKKEYPNVNIQIQAAGSSTAPPALTEGTANLGPMSRKMKDVELQAFEQKYGYKPTAIPVAVDALAVFVHKDNPIKGLTMAQVDAIFSSTRLCGAKADVKTWGDLGVTGDLANKPVQLFGRNSVSGTYGYFKEEALCKGDFKPNVNEQPGSASVVQSISSSLNGIGYSGIGYKTASVKTVGLAKKEGGEFIEDNEANALNGTYPLSRFLYVYVNKAPNKPLAPLEAEFVKLVLSQAGQQVVVKDGYIPLPAKVVDKTLADLGLSHAGNVAKK, encoded by the coding sequence ATGAAACTGAAGCGTTTGATGGCGGCCCTCACCTTTGCCGCCGCTGGCGTTGCAACCGCCAACGCGGTAGCCGCCGTCGACCCTGCGATCCCGACCTACACCAAGACCACTGGTGTTTCGGGCAACCTCTCCAGCGTCGGTTCCGACACCCTCGCGAACCTCATGACTCTGTGGGCCGAGGCCTACAAGAAGGAATATCCGAACGTCAACATCCAGATCCAGGCTGCCGGCTCCTCCACTGCGCCACCCGCGCTGACCGAAGGCACCGCCAACCTTGGCCCGATGAGCCGCAAGATGAAGGACGTCGAGCTGCAGGCCTTCGAGCAGAAGTATGGCTACAAGCCGACCGCCATCCCGGTCGCCGTCGACGCCCTGGCCGTGTTCGTACACAAAGACAACCCGATCAAGGGCCTGACCATGGCTCAGGTCGACGCGATTTTCTCTTCCACTCGTCTGTGCGGCGCCAAGGCTGACGTCAAGACCTGGGGCGACCTGGGCGTGACCGGCGACCTGGCCAACAAGCCAGTTCAGCTGTTCGGCCGTAACTCGGTATCGGGTACCTACGGTTACTTCAAGGAAGAGGCTCTGTGCAAAGGTGACTTCAAGCCTAATGTCAACGAACAGCCCGGCTCGGCGTCGGTCGTGCAGTCGATCAGCTCCTCGTTGAACGGCATCGGCTACTCGGGTATCGGCTACAAGACTGCCAGCGTCAAGACCGTAGGTCTGGCCAAGAAGGAAGGTGGCGAGTTCATCGAAGACAACGAGGCCAATGCCCTGAACGGCACCTACCCGCTGTCGCGCTTCCTGTACGTCTACGTCAACAAGGCCCCGAACAAGCCTCTGGCCCCGCTGGAAGCCGAGTTCGTCAAGCTGGTGCTGTCGCAGGCTGGCCAGCAGGTCGTGGTGAAGGACGGCTACATTCCGCTGCCGGCCAAGGTGGTCGACAAGACCCTGGCTGACCTGGGCCTGTCCCACGCCGGTAACGTTGCAAAGAAGTAA
- a CDS encoding ABC transporter permease subunit, with the protein MNDLANSTMTQKSPPERIDFNTPELQRKRRMRALKDRLTRWYVLVGGLAVLAAITLIFFYLAYVVLPLFQGAELTSKKALEPTWLQQDAGKPLMIALEEQNLVGMRVSDKGQALFFDTKTGNELNRVDLPLPAGTQVSSISTDQPGSPLVVLGLSNGQALVFHHTYKITYPDNKKTITPGIDYPYGPEPFVLDEQGRALEHVSVNVNGDTLMLAGSTGAHLQVVELTRTENLMTEEVTTEQNRIELPQMTEVVKNIFIDPRQQWLYVINGRATADVFSLRDKSLNGRYKLSESADTEITATAQLVGGISLIIGDSKGGLAQWFMARDPDGESRFKQIRTFQMGKAPIVQIDAEERRKGFIALDAEGKLGVFHSTAHRTLLVEPAAEGPGILALSPRANRILIEEGGKLLPLNLKNPHPEISFSALWGKVWYENYDEPKYVWQSTASNTDFEPKLSLSPLTFGTLKAAFYAMILAAPLAIAAAIYTAYFMAPGMRRKVKPVIELMEAMPTVILGFFAGLFLAPYLEGHLPGVFSLFLLMPFGILLAGFTWSRLPESIRLRVPDGWEAAILIPVILFTGWFALTMSPYLETWFFGGDMRLWITNDLGITYDQRNALVVGIAMGFAVIPNIYSIAEDAVFSVPRSLTLGSLALGATPWQTLTRVVILTASPGIFSALMIGMGRAVGETMIVLMATGNTPVMEMNLFEGMRTLAANVAVEMPESEVGGSHYRVLFLAALVLLMFTFIMNTLAELIRQRLRKKYSSL; encoded by the coding sequence ATGAATGATCTGGCCAACTCCACCATGACCCAAAAATCCCCTCCCGAGCGGATTGATTTCAATACGCCCGAGTTGCAACGCAAGCGCCGCATGCGCGCGCTCAAGGACCGCCTGACCCGCTGGTATGTACTGGTGGGCGGGCTTGCCGTGCTGGCAGCCATCACGCTGATCTTCTTCTATCTGGCCTACGTGGTGCTGCCGCTGTTCCAGGGCGCCGAGCTGACCAGCAAGAAGGCCCTGGAGCCGACCTGGCTGCAGCAGGATGCCGGTAAGCCGCTGATGATCGCGCTCGAAGAGCAGAACCTGGTCGGCATGCGTGTCTCGGACAAGGGGCAGGCACTGTTCTTCGATACCAAGACCGGGAACGAGCTAAACCGCGTCGACCTGCCGCTGCCGGCAGGCACCCAGGTGAGCTCGATCAGCACCGACCAGCCGGGCAGCCCCCTGGTAGTGCTGGGCTTGTCCAATGGTCAGGCGCTGGTATTCCACCACACCTACAAGATCACCTACCCGGACAACAAAAAGACCATCACTCCAGGCATCGACTACCCGTATGGCCCGGAGCCGTTCGTGTTGGATGAGCAGGGCCGCGCGCTGGAGCACGTCAGCGTCAACGTAAACGGCGATACTCTGATGCTGGCCGGTTCCACCGGCGCGCATCTGCAGGTGGTCGAGCTGACGCGCACCGAAAACCTGATGACCGAAGAGGTCACCACCGAGCAGAACCGCATCGAGCTGCCGCAAATGACCGAGGTGGTGAAGAACATCTTCATCGACCCGCGCCAGCAGTGGCTGTACGTGATCAACGGCCGAGCCACCGCAGATGTCTTCAGCCTGCGCGACAAGAGCCTCAATGGCCGCTACAAGCTGTCCGAGAGCGCTGACACCGAGATCACCGCCACCGCGCAACTGGTCGGCGGCATCTCGCTGATCATCGGTGACTCCAAAGGCGGCCTGGCCCAGTGGTTCATGGCCCGTGACCCGGATGGCGAATCGCGTTTCAAGCAGATCCGTACCTTCCAGATGGGCAAGGCGCCGATCGTCCAGATCGACGCCGAAGAGCGCCGCAAGGGCTTCATCGCCCTGGACGCCGAAGGCAAGCTGGGCGTCTTCCACAGCACCGCGCACCGCACCCTGCTGGTCGAGCCTGCTGCCGAAGGCCCAGGTATCCTGGCCCTGTCGCCGCGTGCCAATCGTATCCTCATCGAAGAGGGCGGCAAGCTGCTGCCACTGAACCTGAAGAACCCGCACCCGGAAATCTCCTTCAGCGCGCTGTGGGGCAAGGTCTGGTATGAGAACTACGACGAGCCCAAGTACGTCTGGCAGTCGACGGCTTCGAACACCGACTTCGAGCCTAAGCTGAGCCTGTCGCCCCTGACCTTCGGTACCCTCAAGGCCGCGTTCTACGCGATGATCCTGGCGGCACCGCTGGCCATCGCTGCAGCTATCTACACCGCTTACTTCATGGCCCCGGGCATGCGCCGCAAGGTCAAGCCGGTGATCGAACTGATGGAAGCGATGCCGACGGTGATCCTCGGCTTCTTCGCTGGCCTGTTCCTCGCGCCGTACCTGGAAGGGCACCTGCCGGGTGTGTTCAGCCTGTTCCTGCTGATGCCGTTCGGCATCCTGCTGGCGGGATTCACCTGGAGCCGCCTGCCTGAGTCGATTCGCCTGCGCGTTCCGGATGGTTGGGAAGCCGCCATCCTGATCCCGGTGATCCTGTTCACCGGCTGGTTCGCCCTGACCATGAGCCCGTACCTGGAAACCTGGTTCTTCGGCGGCGACATGCGCCTGTGGATCACCAATGACCTGGGTATCACCTACGACCAGCGCAACGCCCTGGTAGTGGGTATCGCCATGGGCTTTGCGGTCATCCCGAACATTTACTCGATCGCCGAAGACGCCGTGTTCAGCGTTCCGCGCAGCCTGACCCTGGGCTCCCTGGCCCTGGGTGCGACGCCGTGGCAGACCTTGACCCGCGTGGTCATCCTCACTGCCAGCCCGGGTATCTTCTCGGCGCTGATGATCGGCATGGGCCGAGCGGTGGGCGAGACCATGATCGTGCTCATGGCCACCGGCAACACCCCGGTGATGGAGATGAACCTGTTCGAAGGCATGCGTACCTTGGCCGCCAACGTGGCGGTGGAGATGCCCGAATCCGAAGTCGGCGGCAGCCATTACCGTGTGCTGTTCCTCGCTGCTCTCGTGCTGCTGATGTTCACCTTCATCATGAACACCTTGGCCGAGCTGATTCGCCAGCGTCTGCGCAAGAAATACTCGTCGCTTTGA